The following proteins come from a genomic window of Mycolicibacterium rufum:
- a CDS encoding amidase, whose product MVASPAPRTRFPTRFPTLGNQLFALASGSTTSVDLVRRSLDAIEASQPTLNAFRVVLRDSALAEAAAADRKRAVGQNNSAQPLLGVPIAVKDDVDVAGVPTRFGADGEVAEAEADAEVVRRLRAAGAVIVGKTNTCELGQWPFTSGPAFGHTRNPWSREHTPGGSSGGSAAAVAAGLVAAAIGSDGAGSVRIPAAWTHLVGIKPQRGRISTWPLAEAFNGITVNGVLARTVSDAALVLDAASGNAPGDLHTPPPVQVSDHVSRAPGPLRIALSTKFPFTVFRATLHPEIRAALEGVAHQLEQIGHTIVAADPDYDLRMSWNFLARSTAGIPHWVDRMGHRVVWDDRTVANTRMGRLLSQHVLRKARAHEAATQQRIGWIFNLADVVLAPTTALPPPRVDAFDGLSGLATDRAMIRACPVTWPWNLLGWPSISVPAGFTSDGLPIGVQLMGPAHSEPLLVSLAAALEAINGWATHQPDTWWDTRTAAATAETNMPARPSVAVEVA is encoded by the coding sequence ATGGTCGCCTCCCCCGCTCCCCGCACCCGCTTCCCCACTCGATTCCCCACCCTGGGGAACCAGCTCTTCGCCCTCGCCAGCGGCAGTACGACGTCGGTCGACCTGGTCCGCCGGTCCCTCGACGCGATCGAGGCGAGCCAGCCAACCCTCAACGCCTTCCGCGTGGTGCTGCGGGACTCCGCCCTCGCCGAGGCGGCCGCCGCGGACCGCAAACGCGCTGTCGGACAAAATAATTCGGCCCAACCTCTGCTCGGCGTGCCGATCGCGGTCAAGGACGACGTCGACGTCGCCGGCGTGCCGACCCGGTTCGGCGCCGACGGCGAGGTGGCCGAAGCCGAGGCGGACGCCGAAGTGGTGCGGCGCCTGCGGGCTGCCGGCGCGGTGATCGTGGGCAAGACCAACACCTGCGAGCTGGGCCAGTGGCCGTTCACCAGCGGGCCGGCATTCGGGCACACCCGCAATCCGTGGTCGCGCGAGCACACCCCCGGCGGGTCCTCGGGCGGCAGCGCCGCCGCGGTCGCGGCGGGTCTGGTGGCCGCGGCGATCGGGTCCGACGGGGCGGGCAGCGTGCGCATCCCCGCCGCGTGGACGCACCTGGTGGGCATCAAACCCCAGCGCGGCCGGATCTCGACGTGGCCGCTGGCCGAGGCGTTCAACGGGATCACGGTCAACGGGGTGCTCGCCCGAACGGTGTCCGACGCCGCCCTGGTGCTCGACGCCGCCTCGGGCAACGCCCCGGGTGACCTGCATACCCCGCCCCCGGTCCAGGTGTCCGACCACGTGTCGCGCGCGCCCGGCCCACTGCGGATCGCGCTGTCGACGAAGTTCCCCTTCACCGTGTTCCGGGCGACGCTGCACCCCGAGATACGCGCCGCGCTCGAGGGGGTGGCGCACCAACTCGAGCAGATCGGCCACACGATCGTCGCCGCCGACCCCGACTACGACCTGCGGATGTCGTGGAACTTCCTGGCGCGGTCGACGGCCGGGATCCCGCACTGGGTGGACCGGATGGGCCACCGCGTCGTCTGGGACGACCGCACGGTGGCCAACACCCGGATGGGGCGGCTGCTCTCTCAGCACGTGCTGCGCAAGGCTCGCGCCCACGAGGCCGCCACCCAGCAGCGGATCGGCTGGATCTTCAACCTCGCCGACGTGGTGCTGGCTCCGACGACCGCGCTGCCGCCGCCCCGGGTCGACGCGTTCGACGGTCTGAGTGGTCTGGCCACCGACCGGGCGATGATCCGGGCCTGCCCTGTGACCTGGCCGTGGAACCTGCTCGGCTGGCCGTCGATCAGCGTGCCGGCGGGATTCACCTCCGACGGGCTGCCGATCGGCGTGCAGCTGATGGGCCCGGCGCACAGCGAACCGCTGCTGGTGTCGTTGGCGGCGGCACTGGAAGCCATCAACGGCTGGGCGACGCACCAGCCGGACACCTGGTGGGACACCCGCACCGCCGCCGCGACGGCCGAGACGAATATGCCCGCTCGGCCCTCGGTCGCCGTCGAGGTCGCGTAG
- the era gene encoding GTPase Era, whose translation MSDEFRSGFVCFVGRPNTGKSTLTNALVGAKVAITSNRPQTTRHTIRGIVHSDTFQIVLVDTPGLHRPRTLLGQRLNELVKDTYSEVDVIGLCIPADEKIGPGDRWIYEQIRAVAPRTTLVAIVTKIDKVSKDAVAQQLMAVSELVGPDREIVPVSATSGAQLDVLTDVIVAQLPPGPAFYPDGELTDEPEEVLMAELIREAALEGVRDELPHSLAVVIDEVEPREGRDDLIDVHAILYVERDSQKGIVIGKGGARLREVGTAARTQIEKLLGTKVYLDLRVKIAKNWQRDPKQLGRLGF comes from the coding sequence GTGAGCGACGAATTCCGTTCCGGCTTCGTCTGTTTCGTCGGTCGGCCCAACACGGGCAAGTCCACCCTGACCAATGCGCTCGTCGGCGCCAAGGTCGCCATCACGTCCAACCGCCCGCAGACCACGCGGCACACCATCCGCGGCATCGTGCACAGCGACACCTTCCAGATCGTGCTCGTCGACACCCCGGGGCTGCACCGTCCTCGTACGCTGCTCGGGCAGCGCCTCAACGAACTGGTCAAGGACACCTACTCCGAGGTCGACGTGATCGGCCTGTGCATCCCTGCCGACGAGAAGATCGGCCCGGGGGACCGCTGGATCTACGAGCAGATCCGTGCCGTTGCGCCGCGGACCACGCTCGTCGCGATCGTCACGAAGATCGACAAGGTGTCGAAAGACGCTGTCGCGCAACAGTTGATGGCGGTCAGCGAACTGGTCGGCCCCGACAGGGAGATCGTGCCCGTCTCGGCGACCTCGGGCGCCCAGCTCGACGTCCTCACCGACGTGATCGTCGCGCAGCTGCCGCCCGGCCCGGCGTTCTACCCCGACGGCGAACTCACCGACGAGCCCGAGGAAGTCCTGATGGCCGAGCTGATCCGCGAGGCCGCGCTCGAAGGGGTGCGTGACGAGCTGCCGCACTCACTGGCCGTGGTGATCGACGAGGTCGAACCTCGCGAGGGCCGCGACGATCTCATCGACGTACACGCGATTCTCTATGTGGAACGCGACTCGCAAAAGGGCATCGTGATCGGTAAGGGCGGCGCGCGGCTGCGCGAGGTGGGCACCGCCGCGCGTACGCAGATCGAGAAGCTGCTCGGCACCAAGGTCTATCTCGACCTGCGCGTGAAGATCGCGAAGAACTGGCAGCGCGATCCCAAGCAGCTGGGCCGGCTGGGGTTCTAG
- a CDS encoding CAP domain-containing protein, giving the protein MVVGAPTAHADNKRLNESVVVNVYTIQKQHGCPTEIEINPQLRLAAQWHTNDVLNNRALDGDIGSDGSTAQDRANKAGFVGTVSETVAINPALAISGIEILNQWYYRPDYMGIMSNCANTQIGVWSENSLDRTVVVAVYGQPG; this is encoded by the coding sequence ATGGTCGTGGGGGCACCGACCGCGCACGCCGACAACAAGCGCCTCAACGAGAGCGTCGTCGTCAACGTCTACACGATCCAGAAGCAGCACGGCTGTCCGACGGAAATCGAGATCAACCCACAGCTGCGGCTGGCCGCACAGTGGCATACCAACGATGTGCTCAACAACCGCGCGCTCGACGGCGACATCGGCTCCGACGGCTCCACCGCCCAGGACAGGGCGAACAAGGCAGGCTTCGTCGGCACCGTGTCCGAGACCGTCGCGATCAACCCGGCGCTGGCGATCAGCGGCATCGAGATCCTCAATCAGTGGTACTACCGGCCCGACTACATGGGGATCATGAGCAACTGCGCCAACACCCAGATCGGTGTGTGGTCGGAGAACAGCCTGGACCGCACCGTGGTGGTCGCGGTCTACGGGCAGCCCGGCTAG